In Bacillus sp. FJAT-45037, the following are encoded in one genomic region:
- a CDS encoding TetR/AcrR family transcriptional regulator produces MGKKKGPKYNQIIDAAVTVIAKHGYHQAQVAKIAKEAGVADGTIYLYFKNKEAILTSLFEEKMGHFVDTIRTKISTCDTVEEKFLLLMTMHFEQLEADKQLAIVTQLELRQSNTDLRLKINEILKGYLVLMDELITEGKESGYFDPNLDNRLARQMIFGTLDEVVTNWVMKDCKYDLTSLAKPLHQMLLGGFCNR; encoded by the coding sequence GTGGGAAAGAAAAAAGGGCCTAAATACAACCAGATTATTGATGCAGCTGTAACGGTAATTGCAAAGCACGGATACCATCAAGCTCAAGTAGCGAAAATTGCTAAAGAAGCAGGAGTAGCCGATGGAACTATCTATTTATACTTTAAAAACAAAGAAGCTATTTTGACTTCGCTTTTTGAAGAGAAGATGGGGCATTTTGTCGATACGATTCGTACAAAAATTTCAACGTGCGACACTGTGGAAGAAAAATTCCTTTTGCTTATGACGATGCATTTTGAACAGCTAGAAGCAGATAAACAGCTTGCGATCGTGACACAATTAGAGCTACGCCAATCAAATACGGACCTTCGCTTAAAAATTAACGAAATACTAAAAGGATATTTAGTATTGATGGACGAATTGATTACGGAAGGGAAAGAAAGCGGTTATTTCGATCCTAATTTAGACAATCGTCTCGCGCGCCAAATGATTTTTGGCACATTAGACGAAGTCGTGACCAATTGGGTAATGAAAGATTGCAAGTATGACCTGACCTCCCTTGCAAAACCACTACATCAGATGCTTTTAGGTGGCTTTTGCAATCGGTAA
- a CDS encoding endonuclease MutS2, whose amino-acid sequence MERVLRVLEYNKLKSQLQEHVSSSLGKQLIETLKPSTDLEEVKKHQAETSEGAQVLRLKGHVPLGGISDVRAHAKRAQIGGSLSASELISVASTIYGGRQLKKFIETMVEEEGIELPLLYDYATRIEPLTDIEREIKQCIDDNGHVLDSASAALRTIRQQIRSFESTVRSKLESITRSSSTQKMLSDAIVTIRNDRFVIPVKQEYRSAFGGIVHDQSASGATLFIEPQAIVTINNQLREAKIKETHEVERILVELSALVSEHAESILINMEQLAILDFIFTKANYAKRLKASAPRLNDKGFIKIKKARHPLLTDEEVVPIDVELGDSYRSLIITGPNTGGKTVTLKTVGLLTLMAQSGLHVPVEEESEMAVYQQIFADIGDEQSIEQSLSTFSSHMTNIVDIISKVDFQSLVLFDELGAGTDPTEGAALAISILDDVYNRGACVVATTHYSELKGYAYNREGAMNASVEFDVETLRPTYRLLIGVPGRSNAFAISRRLGLDERIIDRAKEQIDSESNQIENMIVSLETSQKSAETERNAANQVRKEAEQLKREIEEQLEQIEEQKERMLKEAEDKAKQAVEKAKEEAEFIIGELREMQKKGVQVKEHQIIDAKKHLEQAAPILTAKQKKVKKEAAKARAKHTIKVGDDVKVLSFGQKGHIIEKINETEFNVQIGIMKMKVKADDLQLLDKPKQQETRMIATVKGNDHHVKPELDLRGERYEDAMQKVEKYIDDALLAGYHQVSIIHGKGTGALRKGVKQLVKQHSRVKSARDGGMNEGGLGNTVIELK is encoded by the coding sequence ATGGAACGGGTATTACGAGTTTTAGAATATAATAAATTGAAAAGTCAGCTCCAAGAACATGTCTCCTCTTCTTTAGGAAAACAATTAATTGAGACATTGAAACCTTCGACTGATTTAGAAGAAGTGAAAAAACATCAAGCAGAAACGTCAGAGGGCGCACAAGTTTTGCGACTAAAAGGACATGTTCCACTTGGTGGGATTTCAGATGTGCGGGCGCATGCAAAGCGTGCTCAAATCGGTGGATCATTATCAGCAAGTGAGTTAATTTCAGTGGCTAGTACGATCTATGGCGGTCGTCAGCTAAAGAAGTTTATTGAAACGATGGTTGAGGAAGAAGGGATCGAGCTTCCTTTACTTTATGACTATGCGACACGAATCGAGCCTTTAACAGATATCGAACGTGAAATTAAACAATGCATTGATGATAATGGGCATGTTTTGGATTCAGCAAGTGCTGCGCTACGGACCATTCGCCAACAAATTCGTAGTTTTGAGTCGACGGTTCGTTCAAAACTCGAAAGCATTACAAGATCATCATCGACTCAGAAAATGCTCTCAGATGCCATTGTCACGATCCGTAATGATCGCTTCGTTATTCCTGTAAAGCAAGAATATAGAAGTGCATTTGGTGGTATTGTTCATGATCAATCGGCCTCAGGTGCGACATTATTCATAGAGCCACAAGCCATTGTGACCATTAACAACCAACTTCGTGAGGCGAAAATCAAAGAAACTCATGAGGTGGAACGTATCCTAGTAGAGCTGTCTGCTCTTGTTTCTGAGCATGCGGAGTCCATTTTGATCAATATGGAGCAATTAGCAATCCTTGATTTTATTTTTACAAAAGCAAACTACGCCAAGCGCCTTAAAGCTTCGGCTCCGCGATTGAATGACAAAGGGTTTATCAAAATCAAAAAAGCAAGACATCCCTTATTAACAGATGAGGAAGTTGTTCCGATTGATGTCGAGCTAGGAGATAGCTATCGATCTCTTATTATCACAGGGCCGAATACGGGAGGTAAGACCGTTACGTTAAAGACGGTCGGACTATTAACATTAATGGCGCAATCAGGTCTTCATGTACCAGTCGAAGAAGAGTCTGAAATGGCCGTATATCAGCAGATTTTTGCTGATATAGGGGACGAGCAATCGATTGAGCAGAGCTTAAGTACATTCTCCAGCCATATGACAAATATTGTTGATATTATAAGTAAAGTCGATTTTCAAAGTCTTGTGTTATTTGATGAGCTTGGTGCAGGGACAGACCCAACGGAAGGGGCAGCTCTAGCGATATCGATCCTAGATGATGTGTATAACCGCGGAGCATGCGTTGTTGCGACCACTCACTATAGTGAATTAAAAGGATATGCGTATAATCGTGAAGGAGCGATGAATGCTAGCGTTGAATTTGATGTCGAGACGCTAAGACCGACGTATCGCTTATTAATTGGTGTGCCAGGACGAAGTAACGCGTTTGCTATTTCGCGAAGGTTAGGCCTTGATGAGCGCATTATTGATCGTGCGAAAGAGCAGATTGATAGTGAATCGAATCAAATAGAGAATATGATTGTATCGCTTGAGACGAGTCAAAAGTCTGCCGAGACAGAGAGAAATGCAGCGAACCAAGTTCGTAAGGAAGCAGAACAATTGAAACGAGAGATCGAAGAACAGCTTGAGCAGATTGAAGAACAAAAAGAACGGATGCTTAAAGAGGCTGAGGATAAAGCAAAACAAGCGGTCGAAAAAGCGAAAGAAGAAGCGGAGTTTATCATTGGTGAGTTAAGAGAAATGCAAAAAAAAGGCGTTCAGGTGAAGGAGCATCAAATCATTGATGCGAAGAAACATCTAGAGCAGGCTGCACCAATCTTAACAGCGAAGCAAAAGAAAGTGAAAAAAGAAGCGGCCAAAGCGAGAGCCAAGCACACGATTAAAGTTGGCGATGATGTTAAAGTACTTAGCTTCGGTCAAAAAGGTCACATCATTGAAAAGATCAATGAAACAGAATTTAACGTACAGATCGGTATCATGAAGATGAAAGTAAAGGCTGATGACTTGCAGCTACTTGATAAACCAAAGCAACAAGAGACTAGGATGATTGCAACGGTTAAAGGAAATGACCATCATGTAAAGCCAGAACTTGATCTCCGTGGCGAGCGCTATGAAGATGCAATGCAAAAAGTTGAGAAATACATTGATGATGCACTCTTAGCTGGATATCATCAGGTGTCTATTATTCACGGAAAAGGAACGGGAGCGCTAAGAAAAGGTGTGAAACAACTCGTTAAGCAACATTCAAGGGTGAAATCTGCTCGTGATGGTGGAATGAATGAGGGTGGATTAGGAAATACCGTGATCGAACTGAAATAA
- a CDS encoding DUF350 domain-containing protein translates to MEAFFELELVMTAAYYSVSFLALIVFLTVFETVTKYKNWEEIKKGNLAVALATGGKIFGVANIFRHSIEHSDSLLMMLGWGVVGFGLLLFSYFIFEFLTPSFKVDEEIARDNRAVGFIAMVLSVGLSYVIGASIITR, encoded by the coding sequence ATGGAAGCATTTTTTGAGCTAGAACTAGTTATGACAGCTGCCTACTACAGCGTGTCGTTTCTTGCCCTTATCGTTTTCTTGACGGTATTTGAAACCGTCACAAAATATAAGAACTGGGAAGAAATCAAAAAGGGGAATCTCGCGGTTGCCTTGGCAACGGGTGGAAAAATCTTTGGAGTAGCAAATATCTTCCGTCACTCAATTGAACATTCAGACTCATTATTAATGATGCTCGGTTGGGGTGTGGTAGGTTTTGGCTTGTTACTGTTTAGTTATTTCATTTTTGAATTTCTCACCCCAAGTTTTAAAGTAGATGAAGAAATTGCTCGAGATAACCGTGCTGTGGGATTCATCGCAATGGTTCTTTCAGTAGGCCTCTCCTATGTCATAGGTGCTAGCATCATTACTAGATAG
- a CDS encoding long-chain-fatty-acid--CoA ligase: MTVLTQEDKVWLKHYPAEIPHTIQYEDKTLHTFLKEAAEKYANTSAVHFLGKELTYKELYTQAKQFANQLQTLGVKKGDRVAIMLANCPQSVISYYGSLMLGAIVVQTNPLYVERELEHQLVDSGAKVIVCLDLVFPRVQAVRSKTNLEHVIVTSIKDYLPFPKNLLYPFVQKKKTGIKVEVEYDKRTLAFKELLRQGSTSEVNVEVNPSEDLALLQYTGGTTGPAKGVMLTHSNLVINTTQCMSWMYKMKPGNEKMLAALPFFHVYGMTVIMNFSIMGGLTTVILPRFEVKDVLKTIQKQKVTLFPGAPTMYVALINDPNIQDYDLSSIETCLSGAAPLPLEVQQKFEQLSGGKLVEGYGLTETSPVAISNLIWGERKSGSIGLPWPDTDAAIISAETGERAEIGEVGEIAIAGPQVMKGYWNRPEETAKVFKDEWFLTGDMGYMDEEGYFYIVDRKKDMIIAGGFNIYPREIEEVLYEHEAVQEAVIIGAPDEYRGETVKAFIVLRKGKKVTEEELDQYCRKNLAAFKVPRMYEFRDELPKTLVGKILRRVLVEEENKKQEQQKASNS, encoded by the coding sequence ATGACAGTCTTAACACAAGAAGACAAAGTATGGTTGAAACATTATCCAGCAGAAATTCCTCATACGATTCAATACGAGGACAAAACGCTTCACACTTTTTTGAAAGAGGCGGCTGAGAAATACGCGAACACATCGGCTGTCCATTTTCTTGGAAAAGAGCTGACGTACAAGGAGCTTTATACGCAGGCGAAGCAGTTTGCTAATCAACTCCAGACACTTGGTGTAAAAAAAGGCGATCGGGTAGCAATTATGCTCGCCAATTGTCCGCAATCTGTCATCAGCTACTACGGTTCACTGATGTTAGGGGCAATCGTTGTTCAAACAAATCCCCTATACGTGGAGCGGGAGTTAGAGCATCAGCTCGTTGACTCAGGGGCAAAGGTTATTGTTTGTTTGGATCTCGTTTTCCCAAGAGTGCAGGCCGTTCGGAGCAAAACCAACCTAGAGCACGTCATTGTCACTAGCATCAAAGATTACTTACCATTTCCGAAAAACCTCTTGTATCCATTCGTCCAAAAGAAAAAAACGGGGATTAAAGTTGAAGTGGAATATGACAAACGAACGCTTGCTTTTAAGGAGCTTCTTCGTCAAGGTTCTACAAGCGAAGTAAATGTTGAAGTGAATCCTTCAGAAGATCTCGCTTTATTACAATATACAGGTGGAACAACAGGACCAGCTAAAGGAGTCATGTTAACTCATTCTAATTTAGTTATTAATACAACCCAGTGTATGTCTTGGATGTATAAAATGAAACCTGGAAATGAGAAAATGTTAGCAGCCTTGCCTTTCTTCCATGTATACGGAATGACAGTCATTATGAATTTCTCGATTATGGGTGGATTAACGACGGTCATCTTACCGCGATTTGAAGTGAAGGACGTTTTAAAAACGATACAGAAACAGAAAGTAACCTTGTTCCCAGGTGCACCGACCATGTATGTTGCACTGATTAACGATCCAAATATTCAAGACTATGATCTTTCATCGATTGAGACATGTCTTAGTGGTGCGGCACCATTGCCACTAGAGGTTCAACAGAAATTTGAACAACTTTCAGGTGGGAAGCTTGTCGAAGGTTATGGATTAACAGAGACTTCTCCAGTAGCGATCTCAAATTTAATCTGGGGAGAAAGAAAATCAGGAAGCATTGGTCTACCATGGCCGGATACAGATGCAGCAATTATTTCCGCCGAGACAGGTGAGCGAGCAGAAATAGGAGAAGTAGGCGAGATTGCAATCGCCGGACCCCAAGTGATGAAAGGGTACTGGAATCGCCCAGAAGAAACTGCAAAGGTATTTAAAGACGAATGGTTCTTGACAGGTGATATGGGCTATATGGATGAGGAGGGATACTTCTACATTGTTGATCGTAAGAAAGACATGATTATTGCAGGTGGATTTAATATTTATCCGCGTGAAATAGAAGAAGTACTCTATGAACACGAGGCGGTCCAAGAAGCCGTAATCATTGGAGCACCTGATGAGTACCGCGGCGAGACAGTAAAAGCCTTCATTGTTTTAAGGAAAGGCAAGAAAGTGACAGAAGAAGAGCTTGATCAATACTGTCGTAAGAATTTAGCTGCTTTTAAAGTACCAAGAATGTATGAATTCCGTGATGAATTACCTAAAACACTAGTTGGAAAAATCCTCCGACGTGTGTTAGTGGAAGAAGAAAACAAAAAACAAGAACAACAAAAAGCGAGCAACTCGTAA
- a CDS encoding AMP-binding protein gives MSTQTEHAWVGRYHKEIPASIEYPEVSLHELVEQAVSKYPQNVALEFMGKSLTYSEFDLEVRRLANHLQSLGLEKGDRVAIMLPNCPQGVIAYFATLLVGGVVVQTNPLYVERELEHQLTDSGAKIILCLDLLYPRVMKVKGATAIEHVIVTAIKDYLPFPKNLIYPFIQKKNTKMSVNVEYSNSVHPFLPFVRKGKEERPNVDIDPREDLALLQYTGGTTGLAKGVMLTHRNLVANTIQCRYWMYKMKEGNERTLAVLPFFHVYGMTVSMNLTLMNGNALHIVPKFDPKQVLKLIDKKRITIFPGAPTMYIGLINHPDVKKYNLSSIEACISGSASLPVEIQQKFEELTGGRLVEGYGLTEASPVTHCNLLWGERRQSSIGVPWPDTEAAILSMETGEPAKQGEVGELAVRGPQIMKGYWNRPEETAGTMRDDWLLTGDMSYMDEDGYFYVVDRKKDMIIAGGFNIYPREIEEVLYNHEAVQEAVAIGVPDEYRGETVKVFLVLKEGQTVSEKELNQYCRKHLASYKVPRLYEFRDELPKTIVGKVLKRVLIEEEKQKLAASAQEKSS, from the coding sequence ATGTCTACACAAACCGAGCATGCCTGGGTTGGACGTTATCATAAGGAAATACCAGCAAGTATTGAATATCCAGAGGTTTCTTTACATGAACTAGTAGAACAAGCTGTAAGTAAATATCCACAAAATGTGGCCCTTGAGTTTATGGGAAAGTCTCTTACATACAGTGAATTTGATCTTGAGGTAAGAAGGCTCGCTAATCATCTCCAATCACTAGGCTTAGAAAAAGGGGATCGTGTGGCGATTATGCTACCGAACTGCCCTCAAGGGGTTATTGCGTATTTTGCAACATTGCTTGTTGGCGGGGTCGTTGTTCAGACTAACCCATTATATGTAGAACGTGAATTAGAGCATCAGTTAACAGATTCGGGAGCAAAGATTATTTTATGCTTGGACTTGCTTTATCCTCGTGTTATGAAGGTAAAGGGTGCTACAGCAATTGAACATGTTATTGTAACCGCTATCAAGGATTACTTACCGTTCCCGAAAAATCTAATCTATCCCTTTATTCAGAAGAAGAATACGAAGATGAGTGTTAATGTAGAGTATTCAAATTCTGTTCATCCGTTTTTACCTTTCGTACGAAAAGGTAAAGAAGAGCGTCCTAATGTTGATATTGATCCGCGTGAAGACCTTGCTTTGCTTCAATATACAGGAGGTACGACAGGACTAGCAAAAGGTGTGATGCTTACGCATCGCAATTTAGTAGCTAATACGATTCAATGTCGTTATTGGATGTATAAAATGAAAGAAGGCAATGAACGAACATTAGCTGTTCTACCATTTTTCCACGTATATGGGATGACTGTTTCTATGAACTTAACGCTAATGAACGGGAATGCTCTTCATATCGTACCGAAATTCGATCCTAAACAAGTATTAAAGTTAATTGATAAAAAACGAATTACAATTTTCCCGGGCGCACCAACGATGTATATCGGGTTAATTAATCATCCTGATGTAAAGAAATATAATTTATCATCCATTGAAGCTTGTATTAGTGGATCTGCTTCATTGCCAGTGGAAATTCAGCAGAAATTTGAAGAATTAACTGGTGGTCGATTAGTAGAGGGATACGGATTAACAGAAGCTTCGCCGGTTACTCACTGTAACTTACTATGGGGAGAGCGACGTCAATCAAGTATCGGTGTACCATGGCCTGACACTGAAGCAGCAATTCTTTCTATGGAGACTGGAGAACCCGCAAAACAAGGTGAAGTGGGCGAACTAGCTGTACGCGGTCCCCAAATTATGAAGGGCTATTGGAACCGCCCTGAAGAGACTGCTGGAACGATGCGCGATGACTGGCTGTTAACAGGGGATATGAGTTATATGGATGAAGACGGTTATTTCTATGTGGTCGATCGTAAGAAAGACATGATTATTGCAGGTGGATTCAATATTTATCCGCGTGAAATTGAAGAAGTACTCTATAACCATGAGGCGGTCCAAGAGGCAGTTGCAATTGGTGTGCCGGATGAATATCGCGGGGAAACGGTCAAAGTCTTCCTAGTATTAAAAGAAGGACAAACTGTTTCTGAAAAAGAGCTGAATCAATATTGTCGTAAACACTTGGCTTCGTATAAAGTTCCGAGGTTGTATGAGTTCCGTGATGAATTGCCGAAAACCATTGTTGGTAAGGTCTTGAAAAGAGTACTGATCGAAGAAGAAAAGCAGAAATTAGCTGCGAGCGCTCAGGAAAAATCAAGCTAA
- a CDS encoding electron transfer flavoprotein subunit alpha/FixB family protein: MAKKVLVIGEVRDGELRNVSYEAVAAGKEVANGGEVVGVLLGEDVGGLAESLIQYGADRVVVINHADLKTYTTDAYQQALLQVLDVESPEGVLLGHTSIGKDVSPRLAMKLNAGLISDAIAVELDGEDAVFTRPIYSGKAFEKKKVNDGVVFATIRPNNIVPLEKDESRSGDVSTLSVDIKDLRTIIKDVVRKATGGVDLSEAKVVVAGGRGVKGKEGFEPLQELADLLGGAVGASRGACDADYCDYSLQIGQTGKVVTPDLYFAFGISGAIQHLAGMSNSKIIVAVNKDPEAPIFEVADYGIVGDLFEILPILTEELKSALVSN; encoded by the coding sequence ATGGCAAAGAAAGTACTTGTAATCGGAGAAGTTCGTGACGGAGAATTACGTAACGTATCATATGAAGCAGTAGCAGCAGGGAAAGAAGTCGCTAATGGTGGCGAAGTTGTCGGTGTTCTTCTTGGTGAAGATGTAGGCGGTTTAGCAGAAAGTCTCATTCAATACGGTGCAGACCGTGTTGTTGTAATCAATCATGCCGACTTAAAAACATACACAACGGATGCGTATCAACAAGCATTATTACAAGTTTTAGATGTAGAGAGTCCAGAAGGTGTATTGCTTGGTCATACATCAATTGGTAAAGACGTGTCACCTCGTTTAGCAATGAAGTTGAATGCAGGTCTGATCTCAGATGCTATAGCAGTTGAGTTAGACGGTGAAGATGCAGTCTTTACACGACCAATATACTCAGGAAAAGCATTTGAGAAGAAAAAAGTGAATGACGGAGTAGTCTTTGCTACCATTCGTCCAAATAATATTGTGCCTCTTGAAAAAGATGAATCAAGATCTGGAGATGTATCAACATTATCGGTTGATATTAAAGATTTGCGTACGATCATCAAGGATGTTGTACGTAAAGCAACAGGCGGAGTTGATTTGTCAGAGGCTAAAGTTGTCGTTGCAGGTGGACGTGGCGTAAAAGGCAAAGAAGGGTTTGAACCTCTTCAAGAACTTGCTGATCTACTTGGCGGAGCAGTCGGAGCATCACGTGGTGCGTGTGACGCAGATTATTGCGACTACTCGCTTCAAATTGGTCAAACAGGTAAAGTCGTCACACCAGACCTTTACTTTGCCTTTGGAATTTCAGGAGCCATTCAACATCTAGCGGGTATGTCAAATTCAAAAATTATTGTTGCAGTGAATAAAGATCCTGAGGCACCCATTTTTGAAGTTGCAGATTACGGAATCGTTGGCGACCTATTTGAAATCTTGCCGATCTTAACAGAAGAGTTAAAGAGCGCGCTTGTATCTAATTAA
- a CDS encoding enoyl-CoA hydratase: MEYIKLDVNEHIATITLARPPANALSRGVLSELDHAFTEIEQNDNVHVVLLCGEGRFFAAGADIKEFTEVEDGATFTKLALQGQKLFDRIESFKKPVIAAIHGAALGGGLELAMACHIRLATEDAKLGLPELQLGLIPGFAGSQRLPRYVGRAKAAEMLLTSEPITGLEAKYLGLVNSTHSEQALMGDAQTLAKKIAKKSTFTTRLTLELLQYSIDEKYEDGAKREAELFGLAFDSADGKEGIEAFIEKRAPKFQNK; the protein is encoded by the coding sequence ATGGAGTATATCAAGCTTGATGTGAATGAACATATTGCGACGATTACCTTAGCTAGACCACCAGCAAATGCGCTATCTCGTGGCGTTTTGTCAGAACTTGATCATGCATTTACCGAAATTGAACAGAATGATAATGTTCATGTTGTCCTTCTCTGCGGCGAAGGTAGATTCTTTGCCGCAGGAGCAGATATTAAAGAATTTACAGAAGTTGAAGACGGAGCAACATTTACAAAGCTTGCTCTTCAAGGACAGAAGCTTTTTGATCGTATTGAGTCGTTTAAGAAACCTGTGATTGCAGCGATTCATGGGGCCGCTCTTGGCGGGGGATTAGAACTTGCGATGGCTTGTCATATCCGTCTTGCAACCGAAGATGCGAAATTGGGCTTACCTGAACTTCAACTTGGTTTAATTCCAGGGTTTGCTGGAAGTCAGCGCCTCCCTCGTTATGTGGGTCGGGCAAAAGCAGCCGAGATGCTGTTGACAAGTGAACCGATCACAGGCCTTGAAGCGAAATATTTAGGTCTTGTTAATTCAACTCATTCTGAGCAAGCGCTCATGGGTGATGCCCAAACGTTAGCTAAGAAAATTGCTAAAAAAAGCACATTTACGACTCGTTTAACGTTAGAGTTGCTCCAGTACAGCATCGATGAAAAGTATGAAGATGGAGCGAAACGAGAAGCGGAACTGTTTGGATTAGCATTTGATTCTGCTGATGGGAAAGAAGGCATTGAAGCTTTCATTGAGAAAAGAGCACCTAAATTTCAAAATAAATAA
- a CDS encoding electron transfer flavoprotein subunit beta/FixA family protein, which produces MNIFVLMKRTFDTEEKITISNGRIDEGGAEFIINPYDEYAIEEAIVLRDEHGGEVTVVTVGEEEAEKELRTALAMGADKAVLLDSEDVEELDQYTTATMLAAYLKEQEYDIILGGNVAVDGGSGQVGPRVAELLEIPQVTTITNLTITGSQATIVRDVEGDEETLEVSLPVLVTAQQGLNEPRYPSLPGIMKAKKKPLETLDLDDLDLEEEDVEAKTTTLETYLPPEKQAGKVLEGEPQAQVKELVSLLKSEAKVI; this is translated from the coding sequence ATGAATATTTTCGTCTTAATGAAACGTACATTTGACACTGAGGAAAAAATTACGATCTCAAATGGTCGTATTGATGAAGGTGGAGCAGAGTTTATTATTAACCCGTACGATGAGTATGCAATTGAAGAAGCGATTGTCCTTCGTGATGAGCATGGCGGCGAAGTAACGGTTGTCACAGTAGGAGAAGAGGAAGCAGAAAAAGAGCTTCGCACAGCTCTTGCTATGGGTGCTGATAAAGCCGTTTTACTCGATAGCGAAGATGTTGAGGAATTAGATCAATACACAACAGCAACAATGCTTGCGGCGTATTTGAAAGAACAAGAGTATGACATCATTTTAGGTGGTAATGTTGCAGTTGATGGTGGTAGTGGACAAGTTGGGCCTCGTGTAGCAGAACTTTTAGAGATCCCACAAGTGACAACGATTACAAATCTGACAATTACGGGTAGTCAAGCGACAATTGTTCGTGACGTTGAAGGGGATGAAGAAACGTTAGAAGTATCTCTTCCTGTTCTTGTTACAGCTCAACAAGGGTTAAATGAGCCGCGTTATCCTTCATTGCCAGGTATTATGAAAGCGAAGAAAAAACCATTAGAAACACTTGATTTAGATGATCTTGATCTAGAAGAAGAGGATGTTGAAGCGAAGACAACAACTCTAGAGACTTACTTACCACCAGAAAAGCAAGCTGGAAAAGTATTAGAGGGTGAGCCACAAGCACAAGTTAAAGAACTCGTTTCACTTCTAAAGTCTGAAGCTAAAGTCATTTAA